The Amycolatopsis japonica nucleotide sequence CTCCAGGACGCTCAGCAGACGGGAGGCCGTCGACTTGTGCACACCGAGCTCGCCCGCGATCTCGGTGATCCCCGTTTCCCCGTTGCGTGCCAGCAGTTCCAGCACGCTGATCGCGCGGTCGACGGACTGCACCTGGCTGGATGTTGCGTTCCCCGCGTCCTGGTTCCGCATGACGCAACAGTAGCCGTTTCGCCCGGATCCGCTCGGCTGAGTGGGCGAATCCCTTGACGCACCGGCCCCTCGGGGGTGATTGTTGCGCAGAGCACGTCCCGTCTCGTAATGCGCAACATCAACAACCGTCGGTCCTTTCCCCGGAGGCCCCGATGATCCGTGCCTGCTCCGTCTCCGAACTGCCCGAAGGCGAAGCCGTCCGCTTGGCGGGCCCCGTGCCCGTCTCGGTCTTCCATTCCGAGGGCGCTTATTACGCGCTCGACGACACCTGCAGCCATCAGGACGCGTCGCTCGCCGACGGCTGGATCGAAGGCTGCTACGTCGAATGCCCGCTGCACGCCGCGCGGTTCGATCTGCGGACCGGCGCGCCGGACTGCCTGCCTGCCAAGAACGCCGTGCGCACGTACCCGGTCGTGGTCGCCGACGGGGTGATCTACGTGGACACCGAGGTGCGGCAGGACGTCGCTTGAGAACCGTCGCCGTCGTCGGCACCTCCCTGGCGGGGCTCCGCGCGGCACAGGAATTGCGCGCCCAAGGCTTCGACGGGCGGCTGGTGATGATCGGCGCCGAGCCGCCGTACGACCGGCCGCCGTTGTCGAAGGATTTCTTGCTGGGCAAGGTTTCCGCCGACGACATCGCGCTCGCCGGGCAGGACGACCTCGACGCGCTGGCCGCCGAATGGCGCCTCGGCGTCCGCGCCGAAAAGCTCGGTCGCGAGGGCGTGACCCTCGGCGACGGCACCACGATCGCCGCCGACGGTTACGTCATCGCGACCGGAGCGGTGGCCAGAACCCTTGACGCGGCAAGGAGTCTGGCGGGCGTGCACACCTTGCGGACGCTCGAAGACGCGCTCGCCCTGAAGCAGGCTCTCGCGGCCGGGCCTTCCGCGGTCGTCGTCATCGGCGCGGGATTCATCGGCGCGGAGGTCGCGTCCGCGTGCCGGCTGCTCGGCCACGAAGTGAGCGTGATCGAGGCGATGCCCGTGCCGCTCGCCCCCGTCCTCGGCGCGCGGATGGGCGCGGTGTGCGGGGAACTGCACGCGGAGAACGACGTCCGTCTGATCGCGGGCGTCCCCGTCGCCGGGTTCACCGGAACCGGCCGGGTCACCGGTGTACGGCTCGCCGACGGCCGGGAGATCCGCGCCGATCTCGTCGTCGCCGGAGTGGGGGCGCGGCCCGCCACCGAATGGCTGACCGGCTCCGGGCTCGCCGTCGACGACGGGGTGCTGGTCGATTCCGGCTGTGTCACAGCGAATCCCCGAGTGATCGCGGTGGGTGACGTCGCGCGGTACCGCTGCCCGCTGCGCGGCGTACGGGTCCGCGCCGAGCATTGGACGGCGGCCGGGGAACAGCCGGGCGTCGCGGTCTCGAACCTGCTCGCCGGCTCGACCGTCACGCATTTCGCACGACACGGTTACTTTTGGTCCGATCAGTACGGACGGCGGCTCCAATTCGCCGGAGTGGCCACGGAAGACGTGCGGATCGCCGAAGGTGACACGGCTTCGAAGCGCTTCGTCGCGACCTATCACCGCGGCGATGTGCTGACCGGTGTCTTCGCGATCGACTCCCCGAGGCCGTTCACCAGGCTCCGACGTGCTCTCTAGGGGCAGAAGACCCTACTCGGATGGAGCAATTTGCCCGATTCGATGATCTTTCTGGTGGTCACATCGCCGGGTCGCGCGCCCGCACGGGGAAACTAGTGCGAACATAGGTTTATGAAGGCACGTGTTCTGGTCGTCGACGACGACCCTGCTCTCGCGGAGATGCTCACCATCGTGCTGCGTGGGGAGGGGTTCGACACAGCCGTCGTGGCCGACGGCTCACGGGCGCTGCCCGCGCTTCGTGAGCTGAAACCGGACCTGGTCCTCCTCGACCTCATGCTGCCCGGCATGAACGGCATCGACGTCTGCAAGGCGATCCGGGCCGAATCCGGCGTGCCGATCGTGATGCTCACCGCCAAGAGCGACACCGTGGACATCGTCCTCGGGCTCGAGTCGGGGGCCGACGACTACGTGGTCAAGCCCTTCAAGCCGAAGGAGCTCGTGGCCCGCGTCCGCGCCCGGATGCGCCGCACCGAGGCCGAGCCCGCCGAGTCGCTGACGATCGGCGATCTCGCGATCGACGTCCCCGGCCACGAGGTGACGCGGGAGGGCAAGGCCATCCCGCTGACCCCGCTCGAGTTCGACCTCCTGGTCGCGCTCGCCCGTAAGCCGCGGCAGGTGTTCACCCGCGAGGTGCTCCTCGAGCAGGTGTGGGGCTACCGCCACGCCGCCGACACCCGGCTGGTGAACGTCCACGTCCAGCGGCTGCGGTCGAAGGTCGAGAAGGACCCGGAGCACCCCGAGGTGGTGTTGACCGTTCGCGGTGTCGGGTACAAGGCCGGCCCGCCGTGATCACCCCATGACCGGACGCTTGCGAAGGCTCGCCCAGACCACGATGCGCCAGTTCCGGCGCATCGTGGTTTTCGTGCGCCGCAAGATCGTGTCGTTCAACGAACTGTGGCGGTATTCGCTGCAGTTCCGGGTCACCGTGTCCACGCTGGCGCTGTCGTCGGCCGTGGTGTTCGTGCTGGGCATGGTGCTGCAGAACCAGATCACCGATCGGCTGGTCGAGACCAAGCAGAACGCGGCGATCGCCCAGACCAGGGCGGTCGTCGAGACCGCGGCCGCCGAGCTGGTCGGTGTCGGCACCGAAAGCCCGGAAGCGCTCACCGCGCGGATGAGCAACGCGCTGAAGAAGATCTCCAGCACGACGTCCTCGCAGGACGGCGCGGGATCGACGGCGGGCACCTTCGAACCGGTGCTGGCCGCGGGCGGCCGCGATCAGTCCAGCAAACCGGTGGCCGCCGGTCCCTACGACCGGGTGCCGGTGCGGCTGCGCCAGTTCGTCGAGACCGAGCAGCTCAGCTACCTGACCCACACGGTCACCGAGGCCGACGGCGGCAAGACGACGTACCTGATCGTCGGCGCGCCGGTGAGCACGATGATCAACCCGCTCCAGCTCTACCTGCTGTACCCGCTGACCAGTGAGCAGAACACCGTCTCGACGGTGCAGAACACGCTGCTCGTCGGCGGGCTCGTCCTGCTGCTCCTGCTCGCCGGGATCACGAACCTGGTCACCAGACAGGTGGTCCGGCCGGTCCGGCAGGCCGCCGCGGCGGCCGAACAGTTCGCGGGCGGGGAACTCGACCAGCGGCTCGCCGTGCTCGGCGAGGACGATCTGGCCAAACTCGCCGTGTCCTACAACGAGATGGCCGCGAGTATCCAGCGGCAGATCCGCCAGCTGGAGGAGTTCGGCGGGCTGCAGCGCCGGTTCACCTCCGACGTCTCGCACGAACTGCGCACCCCGCTGACCACCGTCCGGATGGCTGCCGACGTGCTGCACGCGTCGCGCGAGCAGTTCCCGGCCGGGCTCGCCCGCTCCACCGAACTGCTGGTCGACGAACTCGACCGGTTCGAGGCACTGCTCGGCGACCTGCTGGAGATCAGCAGGCTGGACGCCGGTGTCGAGGAGCTCTCGGCCGAGCTGATCGACGTCCGCCCGATCGCTACCAGGGCCGTCGAGCAGGTCCGGGTGATCGCGGGCAACGCGGGAAGCTCGGTCGAACTGGTCCTCCCGGACGAGGAGGCACCCGCCGAAGTCGACGCGCGCCGCGTCGAGCGGATCCTGCGCAACCTGCTGGCGAACGCGGTGGACCACAGCGAGGGGAACCCGGTGGTGCTGACGCTGGCGGTCAACGAGACCGCGGTCGCCATCACCGTGCGGGACCGCGGCGTCGGGCTCCGGCCCGGCGAGGCGGAACTGGTGTTCAACCGGTTCTGGCGCGCCGACCCGTCCCGTAACCGCCGGACCGGCGGCACCGGCCTCGGCCTCGCGATCAGCCAGGAGGACGCCCGGCTGCACGGCGGCGTGCTCGACGCCTGGGGCGAGACCGGCCACGGTGCCTGCTTCCGGCTCGTGCTGCCGCGGCGGCAGGACACGCCGATGGGGGAGAGCCCGCTGCTCCTGCCCCCGCCCGATCACAAGGCGACCGACACGCACGGGTCGTCCGGACTGCTCGAAGTCCGGCCCGCGCCCGACGCGATCCTCGCCGAGCCCGAGGAGGTCGGCCGGTGAAACGGCTGCTGGCCCTGCTCGCGGTGTTCCTGCTGGTCGCAGGCTGCGCGAACATCCCGCTCGAATCCCAGCCCGTCGTCGTCTCCGGGGACAAACCCGGCCAGGCGCCGGCGGACGTCCCCGAACCGGCGGCCGGGATCGACCCGCTGACCGTCACCCGCCAGTTCATCCGCAACTCGGCGGCGCCGGGCACGGCGAGCGCCGCCGCGCGCGTCTACCTCGACGACGACGCCCGGCGTAACTGGAAGCCGTCGCCGGGGCTGACGATCATCGACGACACCTTCGGCACCGTCTACGACACTTCGTCGTCGTCGGGGAACCCGGACGAGCAGGTCGTGAACGTCCGCGGGTTCAAACTCGGGACCCTCAGCCCCGACAGCGCGTTCCTCCCGGTGAAGGCGGAGTACTCGCAGCAGTTCAAGCTGCGGAAGCAGCAGAACGGCCAGTGGCGGATCGTGGACCCGCCGCAGGAACTCGCCGTCACCGACGAGGACTTCGCGCTCAACTACTTCCGGGTGCCGATCAGCTTCTACTCGCCGGACTCCGGCGCCTTCGTCCCCGACCTCCGGTACGTCGCGGCGAAACCGCAGGCCGGATTGCCCGGCCGGGTGATGGACCTGGTGCTGCAGGGTCCGTCGGAGGGGTTGAAGGGCGCGGTCAAGGATCTGCTCGGCGACCAGGTCACCATCGAAAGCAACGTGCGCAGCACGGACGACGGGACACTGGACATCAACCTGACCGGTGTCGGCGGGGCCAGCCTCGTGGACCGGAACCTGATCGCCGCGCAGATCGTCCTGTCGCTGCAGACGGTGACGCTGAGCCGGGTCCGGCTGCTGGCCGACGGCACCGCGCTGGTGCCGGAACACGAATACTGGCGCTCCAGCGAACTGCCCAACTACAACGTGGACATCGCGCCCAACTCGGAACTGCTGGGGCTGATGACCGTGAACGGGC carries:
- a CDS encoding bifunctional 3-phenylpropionate/cinnamic acid dioxygenase ferredoxin subunit, with the translated sequence MIRACSVSELPEGEAVRLAGPVPVSVFHSEGAYYALDDTCSHQDASLADGWIEGCYVECPLHAARFDLRTGAPDCLPAKNAVRTYPVVVADGVIYVDTEVRQDVA
- a CDS encoding NAD(P)/FAD-dependent oxidoreductase, with protein sequence MRTVAVVGTSLAGLRAAQELRAQGFDGRLVMIGAEPPYDRPPLSKDFLLGKVSADDIALAGQDDLDALAAEWRLGVRAEKLGREGVTLGDGTTIAADGYVIATGAVARTLDAARSLAGVHTLRTLEDALALKQALAAGPSAVVVIGAGFIGAEVASACRLLGHEVSVIEAMPVPLAPVLGARMGAVCGELHAENDVRLIAGVPVAGFTGTGRVTGVRLADGREIRADLVVAGVGARPATEWLTGSGLAVDDGVLVDSGCVTANPRVIAVGDVARYRCPLRGVRVRAEHWTAAGEQPGVAVSNLLAGSTVTHFARHGYFWSDQYGRRLQFAGVATEDVRIAEGDTASKRFVATYHRGDVLTGVFAIDSPRPFTRLRRAL
- the mtrA gene encoding MtrAB system response regulator MtrA, yielding MKARVLVVDDDPALAEMLTIVLRGEGFDTAVVADGSRALPALRELKPDLVLLDLMLPGMNGIDVCKAIRAESGVPIVMLTAKSDTVDIVLGLESGADDYVVKPFKPKELVARVRARMRRTEAEPAESLTIGDLAIDVPGHEVTREGKAIPLTPLEFDLLVALARKPRQVFTREVLLEQVWGYRHAADTRLVNVHVQRLRSKVEKDPEHPEVVLTVRGVGYKAGPP
- the mtrB gene encoding MtrAB system histidine kinase MtrB translates to MRQFRRIVVFVRRKIVSFNELWRYSLQFRVTVSTLALSSAVVFVLGMVLQNQITDRLVETKQNAAIAQTRAVVETAAAELVGVGTESPEALTARMSNALKKISSTTSSQDGAGSTAGTFEPVLAAGGRDQSSKPVAAGPYDRVPVRLRQFVETEQLSYLTHTVTEADGGKTTYLIVGAPVSTMINPLQLYLLYPLTSEQNTVSTVQNTLLVGGLVLLLLLAGITNLVTRQVVRPVRQAAAAAEQFAGGELDQRLAVLGEDDLAKLAVSYNEMAASIQRQIRQLEEFGGLQRRFTSDVSHELRTPLTTVRMAADVLHASREQFPAGLARSTELLVDELDRFEALLGDLLEISRLDAGVEELSAELIDVRPIATRAVEQVRVIAGNAGSSVELVLPDEEAPAEVDARRVERILRNLLANAVDHSEGNPVVLTLAVNETAVAITVRDRGVGLRPGEAELVFNRFWRADPSRNRRTGGTGLGLAISQEDARLHGGVLDAWGETGHGACFRLVLPRRQDTPMGESPLLLPPPDHKATDTHGSSGLLEVRPAPDAILAEPEEVGR
- a CDS encoding LpqB family beta-propeller domain-containing protein codes for the protein MKRLLALLAVFLLVAGCANIPLESQPVVVSGDKPGQAPADVPEPAAGIDPLTVTRQFIRNSAAPGTASAAARVYLDDDARRNWKPSPGLTIIDDTFGTVYDTSSSSGNPDEQVVNVRGFKLGTLSPDSAFLPVKAEYSQQFKLRKQQNGQWRIVDPPQELAVTDEDFALNYFRVPISFYSPDSGAFVPDLRYVAAKPQAGLPGRVMDLVLQGPSEGLKGAVKDLLGDQVTIESNVRSTDDGTLDINLTGVGGASLVDRNLIAAQIVLSLQTVTLSRVRLLADGTALVPEHEYWRSSELPNYNVDIAPNSELLGLMTVNGRVRSLGDGQPVGGPAGNGGYKVVSAAQSVDGKRLAVVEERDGRQWLRVGDLGHDLASVDLFGGSLSRPTWRPVARGGGGVSGEVWTVVDHNTVARVTLAADGRWVKAGVDATMLTGLGQITELRLSRDGSRLAAVVNGQLVVASIVRTADSVALRAPRKLQERDLKDVVDVDWATQDHLIAATSSNSLPVVKVPLDGQRMDPFSGSNLTPPVHGVTAAPSRQNLVADAGGLWVASELGEVWRPQAHTVTDADPFYPG